Proteins co-encoded in one Haladaptatus sp. ZSTT2 genomic window:
- a CDS encoding presenilin family intramembrane aspartyl protease PSH, translated as MEHRSRMYLATAATVGIFLLVQMGALALVQPFDAAGYQAVENPDDPTNSFVYLAAILVATGVMLLAFKLDLTWVIRGLIVFSSSLVSLYVFSILIPPVVTATIGGSAVNVLPFVAAGLLGILLLAYPEWYVIDAVGIVMGAGAAGLFGISFGLLPAIVLLSALAIYDAISVYGTEHMLTLAEGVMDIKVPVILIIPLTLSYSFLAEGAGDGVNEDDEETDESEDDGSRDAFFIGLGDAVMPTVMVASAAVFAPAPMFNLGVLTLNLPALTSLIGTLLGLLVLMFMVMKGRPHAGLPLLNGGAIGGYLLGALVSGISLVQAVGLASYL; from the coding sequence ATGGAACACCGTTCGCGGATGTATCTCGCAACCGCCGCGACAGTCGGCATCTTTCTGCTCGTGCAGATGGGCGCGCTCGCGCTCGTCCAACCGTTCGACGCTGCTGGCTATCAGGCAGTTGAGAACCCCGACGACCCGACGAACAGTTTCGTCTATCTCGCCGCCATTCTCGTCGCCACCGGCGTCATGTTGCTCGCGTTTAAACTCGACTTGACGTGGGTGATTCGCGGCCTCATCGTGTTTTCGAGTTCGCTCGTCTCGCTCTACGTTTTCAGCATCCTCATCCCACCCGTCGTGACGGCGACGATTGGCGGCAGCGCGGTGAACGTCCTCCCCTTTGTCGCCGCGGGCCTGCTCGGGATTCTCCTGCTCGCCTACCCCGAGTGGTACGTCATCGACGCGGTGGGCATCGTGATGGGCGCTGGCGCGGCGGGGCTGTTTGGCATTAGCTTCGGTCTCCTGCCCGCAATCGTGTTGCTCTCGGCGCTCGCCATCTACGACGCCATCAGCGTCTACGGCACCGAACACATGCTCACGCTCGCAGAGGGCGTAATGGACATCAAAGTCCCCGTCATCCTCATCATCCCGCTCACGCTCTCGTACTCGTTTCTCGCAGAAGGTGCGGGCGACGGGGTGAACGAAGACGATGAAGAAACAGACGAAAGTGAAGATGATGGCTCGCGCGACGCCTTCTTTATCGGCCTCGGTGACGCCGTCATGCCAACTGTGATGGTCGCAAGCGCAGCCGTGTTCGCCCCCGCGCCGATGTTCAACCTCGGGGTACTGACGCTGAATCTCCCCGCGCTCACGTCGCTCATCGGGACGCTGCTGGGGCTGCTCGTGTTGATGTTCATGGTGATGAAAGGCCGCCCGCACGCCGGATTGCCGCTCCTCAACGGCGGCGCAATTGGAGGGTACTTGCTCGGCGCGCTCGTGAGCGGGATTTCGCTGGTGCAGGCGGTCGGGTTGGCGTCGTATCTGTAA
- a CDS encoding H/ACA ribonucleoprotein complex subunit GAR1: MKRVGEVSRVAQGLAIVRLPGEEHPNIGTAVIDENLDEVGRIVDVFGPVSNPYVAISSDRRPATLIGVKLYAR; encoded by the coding sequence ATGAAGCGGGTCGGTGAGGTTTCCCGGGTCGCCCAAGGCCTCGCAATCGTGCGACTGCCCGGCGAGGAGCATCCGAACATCGGCACGGCCGTTATCGACGAGAATCTGGACGAAGTCGGGCGCATCGTGGACGTGTTCGGTCCCGTCTCGAACCCCTACGTCGCCATCTCTTCTGACCGTCGTCCGGCGACGCTCATCGGCGTGAAACTCTACGCCCGGTAG
- a CDS encoding ornithine cyclodeaminase family protein, with translation MPHESGAVRFLPSDALSGLATPEEYVAAVREGYRERGTGAPAEPRTSLFNDSPPGKLTSYLAILPEMGAMGGYMYAAGFGNRDAQFVLPLFDAESGAMKALLDGANINPFKTGAVGAVGVDALARDDASTLALIGSGAQARGQLKATAIVRNLDSVYVYSPTKENREAFAAEFNEQLDATVAAVASSAAAVEDADIVITATKANEPVFDGDLLSPGTHVTAMGQYHPKKRELDATTIQRAKYVPDLRARALSDAGSFLLAMEEGAVTEDDIYAELGEVVAGEVPGRESAEDITVFDSGGTAIETVAAAQMLYEKAVEQDLGEQMEFSPASQALTGE, from the coding sequence ATGCCTCATGAGAGCGGTGCAGTTAGATTTCTCCCGAGCGATGCACTGAGCGGACTCGCAACACCTGAAGAGTACGTCGCGGCCGTCCGCGAGGGCTACCGCGAGCGCGGCACCGGTGCGCCCGCAGAGCCACGAACCAGCCTCTTTAACGACTCCCCACCGGGAAAACTCACGAGCTATCTCGCCATCCTCCCCGAGATGGGCGCGATGGGCGGCTACATGTACGCCGCCGGCTTTGGCAACCGCGACGCCCAGTTCGTCCTCCCGCTGTTCGACGCAGAGAGCGGCGCGATGAAGGCGCTCTTAGACGGCGCGAACATCAACCCGTTTAAAACCGGTGCCGTCGGCGCGGTTGGCGTCGATGCGCTCGCCCGCGACGACGCCTCCACGCTCGCGCTCATCGGCAGCGGCGCACAGGCCCGCGGGCAACTCAAAGCCACCGCAATCGTCCGCAACCTCGACTCGGTGTACGTTTACTCACCAACGAAGGAGAACCGCGAGGCGTTCGCCGCCGAGTTCAACGAACAGTTAGACGCCACCGTCGCCGCCGTCGCCTCAAGCGCGGCTGCCGTCGAAGACGCGGACATCGTTATCACCGCCACGAAGGCCAACGAACCCGTCTTCGACGGCGACCTCCTCTCGCCGGGGACGCACGTCACGGCGATGGGCCAATACCACCCGAAAAAGCGCGAACTCGACGCGACGACCATCCAGCGCGCGAAGTACGTCCCGGACCTCCGTGCGCGGGCGCTTTCTGACGCCGGGTCGTTCCTCCTCGCCATGGAAGAGGGCGCGGTCACCGAAGACGACATCTACGCTGAACTCGGGGAGGTCGTCGCCGGAGAAGTGCCGGGCCGCGAATCTGCCGAGGACATCACCGTCTTCGACAGCGGCGGGACGGCCATCGAAACCGTCGCGGCGGCGCAGATGCTCTACGAAAAGGCCGTCGAGCAGGACTTGGGTGAACAGATGGAGTTCTCGCCCGCGAGTCAGGCATTGACGGGCGAATAA